A DNA window from Candidatus Protochlamydia naegleriophila contains the following coding sequences:
- the groL gene encoding chaperonin GroEL (60 kDa chaperone family; promotes refolding of misfolded polypeptides especially under stressful conditions; forms two stacked rings of heptamers to form a barrel-shaped 14mer; ends can be capped by GroES; misfolded proteins enter the barrel where they are refolded when GroES binds): MSTPKEIIFEEEAREFLLKGIKKLADIVAFTLGPKGRNVGLEKSWGAPTITNDGASIIRDIQLQDKYENMGVAMAKEVVQKIKEKCGDGTTTGTLLLRALVEAGIKNISSGASPIGIKRGMDKAVEAIVKAIEQVAIPVKTKQEKRDIAVVSASGNHEIGDLIAEAMEKVGNSGAITIEEGKTTETAIEVVKGMKFDRGYVSPYLCTNLEKMIVEMNHAQILLVDKKISNIHELLPVLQATAAAGSELLIIAEDIEGDALSTLVVNKLRGTLKVAAVKAPGFGDRRKAMLQDIAILTGATVVSEEVGISLKEIPATALGSAEKVTVTKETTTIVGGTGTPDEIAARIKQIDAEIALTKSSYDKEKLEERRAKLSGGVAVIRVGAATETEMKQKKQMFDDSLNSTKAALEEGIVPGGGVALLNASKVLNDIKLEGDEAIGAKIVLQACETPIKQIAQNTGFDGSVILSEILRSPKNFGFNALSEKVEDLVSAGVIDPAKVVKNTLTYAASAAGIILLSEALIADADEDEDKPE, encoded by the coding sequence ATGTCAACACCCAAAGAAATTATTTTTGAAGAGGAAGCACGAGAATTCCTTCTAAAAGGAATCAAAAAATTGGCAGACATTGTAGCCTTTACACTTGGACCAAAAGGGCGCAACGTAGGTCTTGAAAAAAGTTGGGGAGCACCGACCATTACGAATGATGGAGCCAGCATTATTCGCGACATTCAGCTTCAAGATAAGTATGAGAATATGGGCGTGGCCATGGCGAAAGAAGTTGTTCAGAAAATCAAAGAGAAGTGCGGCGATGGAACGACGACAGGCACATTGCTCTTAAGAGCCTTGGTTGAAGCAGGGATCAAGAATATTTCCTCCGGTGCAAGTCCGATCGGCATTAAGAGAGGGATGGATAAAGCTGTTGAAGCCATTGTCAAAGCAATTGAACAAGTTGCCATTCCAGTCAAAACAAAGCAGGAGAAAAGAGACATTGCAGTTGTTTCCGCATCAGGCAACCATGAAATCGGCGATTTAATTGCCGAAGCAATGGAAAAGGTGGGCAACTCGGGTGCCATCACGATTGAAGAGGGAAAAACGACCGAGACTGCTATTGAAGTGGTTAAGGGAATGAAATTTGATCGCGGCTACGTGAGCCCGTATCTTTGCACAAATCTTGAGAAAATGATCGTCGAAATGAATCACGCACAAATCCTTCTCGTCGATAAAAAAATCTCGAACATTCACGAACTTCTTCCTGTTCTGCAGGCAACAGCCGCGGCTGGAAGCGAACTGCTCATCATTGCAGAAGACATTGAAGGCGATGCTCTATCAACACTTGTGGTCAACAAGCTACGTGGAACATTGAAAGTGGCAGCTGTCAAAGCGCCTGGTTTTGGCGATCGCCGCAAAGCCATGTTACAAGACATTGCAATCCTGACTGGAGCAACCGTTGTTTCGGAAGAGGTTGGCATTTCTTTAAAAGAAATTCCAGCCACAGCTTTGGGCTCTGCTGAAAAAGTCACCGTTACCAAAGAGACTACGACAATCGTCGGAGGAACGGGTACGCCTGACGAAATCGCTGCACGCATTAAGCAAATCGATGCCGAAATAGCCCTAACCAAAAGCTCTTACGACAAAGAGAAGCTAGAAGAGCGTCGCGCGAAGTTAAGCGGCGGTGTAGCCGTTATCCGTGTAGGAGCTGCGACTGAGACAGAAATGAAGCAGAAAAAGCAGATGTTCGATGACAGCTTAAATTCGACTAAAGCAGCTTTGGAAGAAGGAATCGTCCCAGGCGGAGGCGTAGCCCTACTTAATGCGAGCAAAGTTTTGAACGACATCAAGCTCGAAGGCGATGAAGCCATCGGTGCAAAAATTGTTCTACAGGCATGTGAAACTCCAATTAAGCAAATCGCTCAAAACACGGGTTTTGATGGCAGTGTCATTTTAAGCGAAATCTTGCGCTCGCCTAAGAACTTTGGCTTCAACGCCTTGAGTGAAAAAGTGGAAGATCTTGTTTCAGCCGGTGTGATCGATCCAGCCAAAGTCGTAAAAAACACACTGACTTATGCAGCATCAGCCGCAGGCATTATTCTTCTTTCTGAGGCACTCATTGCCGATGCAGATGAAGACGAGGACAAGCCAGAGTAA